In a genomic window of Paraburkholderia phenazinium:
- a CDS encoding tetratricopeptide repeat protein, whose protein sequence is MNQSRPRPVSNAERQVVEAALAAQAQGDLAGAERLYRALIEADSRNGIAHNNLATLLRQSGRFAGAIAHYRCALESLPDSAQIHANLADTLESLEQYEAAESAYRRALELDPARAEARYNYGLLLLAAGRYAQGWAHYEARSQVFREHGSLPFARWNGEDLRGKTLLLLPEQGYGDTIQFVRYVSLLKARGVAKLSVICKPALVPLLRTVQGIDALITDPHGLQVHDYWDSLLSLPGRFGTTLESIPAQIPYVGVFTNRLEAWRARLPVDGLRVGLVWKGNPEHDNDAERSLPHFSALQPLWSVNSANSVSSVNSVRGVHFISLQVGGAETEARQRASEQPALCLGDQIRDFGDTAAIVGQLNLVICVDTAVAHLAGALGVACWLLLPRRGVDWRWQRSGVQSPWYPKDMYLFRQREAGWQGVIGEVRDALADSVRERHA, encoded by the coding sequence ATGAATCAGTCCCGCCCGCGTCCCGTGTCAAATGCGGAACGTCAGGTTGTAGAAGCCGCGCTCGCTGCGCAGGCACAAGGCGACCTTGCCGGCGCCGAGCGCCTGTACCGGGCGTTGATCGAAGCCGACAGTCGCAATGGCATCGCGCACAACAACCTGGCGACTCTGCTGCGCCAGTCCGGGCGCTTTGCCGGCGCGATTGCCCACTACCGCTGCGCGCTCGAATCGCTGCCGGATTCAGCGCAGATCCACGCGAATCTCGCGGACACGCTCGAAAGCCTTGAGCAGTACGAGGCTGCCGAAAGCGCATATCGCCGCGCGCTCGAACTGGACCCAGCCCGCGCTGAAGCCCGCTACAACTATGGGCTGCTGTTGCTTGCGGCCGGACGTTATGCGCAAGGCTGGGCGCATTACGAAGCGCGCTCACAGGTATTCCGTGAGCACGGCAGCTTGCCGTTTGCGCGCTGGAACGGCGAAGACCTGCGCGGCAAGACACTGTTGCTGCTGCCCGAGCAAGGCTATGGCGACACGATCCAGTTTGTCCGCTACGTGAGCCTGCTCAAGGCGCGCGGGGTCGCGAAGCTCTCGGTGATCTGCAAGCCGGCGCTCGTCCCGCTTCTGCGCACCGTGCAAGGCATCGATGCGCTGATCACCGACCCGCACGGCTTGCAGGTGCACGATTACTGGGATTCGTTGCTGAGTCTGCCTGGCCGCTTCGGCACGACGCTCGAGTCGATTCCCGCGCAAATTCCGTACGTGGGTGTGTTCACCAATCGCCTCGAGGCATGGCGAGCGCGCCTGCCCGTCGACGGCCTGCGCGTCGGACTCGTCTGGAAGGGCAATCCTGAGCACGATAATGACGCGGAGCGCTCGCTGCCGCATTTTTCCGCGCTGCAGCCGCTGTGGTCGGTGAACTCGGCGAACTCGGTGAGCTCGGTGAACTCGGTGCGTGGAGTGCATTTCATCAGCTTGCAGGTCGGCGGCGCAGAGACCGAAGCGCGGCAACGCGCGAGCGAGCAGCCGGCGCTGTGCCTCGGCGACCAGATTCGCGACTTCGGCGACACCGCCGCCATCGTCGGGCAACTGAATCTGGTCATCTGCGTGGATACCGCCGTCGCCCATCTGGCCGGCGCACTGGGCGTGGCCTGCTGGCTGTTGCTGCCGCGCCGGGGTGTGGACTGGCGCTGGCAGCGCAGCGGCGTGCAGTCGCCGTGGTACCCCAAGGACATGTATCTGTTCCGCCAGCGCGAGGCCGGCTGGCAGGGTGTGATCGGCGAAGTGAGAGACGCGCTGGCGGACAGCGTGCGCGAGCGGCACGCCTAA
- a CDS encoding NAD(P)-dependent oxidoreductase, with product MSDSATSSSGDAKRRVAFLGLGVMGYPMAGHLAKAGLDVTVYNRTVSKAEQWVAEYGGRAARTPREAADGAELVLACVGNDDDLRSVTLGDDGAFAGMTSGATFVDHTTASANVARELAAIAGDHGLQFIDAPVSGGQAGAQNGKLTIMCGGDAKAFEHAAVTLRHYAAAVTLIGPAGAGQLAKMVNQICIAGLVQGLSEAINFGQCAGLDMPLVLDVIGKGAAASWQMDNRGKTMIEGKFDYGFAVDWMRKDLGFCLDEAKRNGAALPVTALVDQFYGDVQGLGGKRFDTSSLIWRLRQLKRAD from the coding sequence GTGAGTGATTCCGCCACTTCGTCTTCCGGCGACGCAAAACGTCGCGTCGCATTTCTCGGCCTCGGTGTCATGGGCTATCCCATGGCCGGGCATCTGGCCAAAGCCGGCCTCGACGTCACCGTCTATAACCGCACCGTCTCCAAAGCGGAACAGTGGGTTGCGGAGTACGGCGGCCGCGCGGCCCGCACGCCGCGTGAAGCTGCAGACGGCGCCGAGCTGGTGCTGGCCTGCGTCGGCAATGACGACGACCTGCGCAGCGTCACGCTCGGCGACGACGGCGCGTTTGCGGGCATGACATCCGGCGCGACTTTCGTTGACCATACAACCGCTTCGGCGAACGTCGCGCGCGAGCTCGCGGCGATTGCCGGCGACCACGGCTTGCAGTTCATCGACGCACCCGTCTCGGGCGGCCAGGCCGGGGCGCAAAACGGCAAGCTGACCATCATGTGCGGCGGCGACGCCAAGGCCTTCGAGCATGCCGCCGTCACGCTCAGGCACTATGCGGCGGCCGTCACCCTGATCGGCCCGGCGGGCGCCGGGCAACTGGCGAAGATGGTCAATCAGATCTGTATCGCCGGACTGGTGCAGGGTTTGTCGGAAGCGATCAACTTCGGCCAATGCGCCGGACTCGACATGCCGCTCGTGCTGGACGTAATCGGCAAGGGCGCCGCCGCAAGCTGGCAGATGGATAACCGCGGCAAGACGATGATCGAAGGCAAGTTCGATTACGGCTTCGCGGTGGACTGGATGCGCAAGGATCTCGGCTTCTGCCTCGACGAGGCGAAGCGCAACGGTGCCGCGTTGCCGGTCACGGCGCTGGTCGATCAGTTCTACGGCGACGTGCAGGGTTTGGGCGGCAAGCGGTTCGATACTTCGAGCCTGATCTGGCGGTTGCGGCAACTCAAGCGCGCCGACTGA
- a CDS encoding molybdopterin oxidoreductase family protein, whose translation MEHHARTQNEKLEVKTTTCYMCACRCGIRVHLRDGEVRYIDGNPDHPLNQGVICAKGSSGIMKQYSPARLTQPLMRKAGAERGSAQFEPVSWEVAFETLEKRLAHLRATDPKKFALFTGRDQMQALTGLFARQFGTPNYAAHGGFCSANMAAGMIYTIGGSFWEFGGPDLDSAKLFFMIGTAEDHHSNPLKIALSKFKRAGGRFIAINPIRTGYAAIADEWVPIRPGTDGALFMALIHELLRTDAYDHAFVTRYTNAAELLDTNAESDTFGLFVREPGLPEVNPLFPQNHLWWDSKTQRAVRHHTPGAEPALDGHYTLDDGTPVTPSFALLRERVAESTPEWAADITGIPAETIRRLAREMADVARDHKISLPIPWTDAWGQAHDTVTGNPIAFHAMRGLAAHSNGFQSIRALAVLMSLLGTIDRPGGFRHKSPYPRAVPPSAKPPNHPDAVQPNTPLANGPLGWPAAPEDLFIDDAGEPVRIDKAFSWEYPLAVHGLMHSVITNAWRGDPYPIDTLLIFMANMAWNSSMNTVEVRKMLADKDDNGAYKIPFLVVCDAFQSEMTAFADLILPDTTYLERHDAMSVLDRPISEFDGPVDSVRVPVVPPTGECKPFQEVLIELASRLKLPAFTTKEGARKFRDYPDFVVNFQTAPDSGVGFLIGWRGKDGDKALVGEPNPQQWEQYASHNCVFHYTLPEPLQYMRGVNGPYLKWAVENGFRKFDTPIVIQLYSDVMQKFRLAAQGKTAGRQPPDHLRERVARYFDPLPFWYEPLELAATDQVRFPLAAVTQRPMAMYHSWDSQNAWLRQIHGENYLFMNPLMARANGIEDGGWIYVESPWGKVRCMARYSEAVEPGTVWTWNAIGKAAGAWNLGPDANESQRGFLLNHLITDELPGAAPGDARTSNSDPITGQAAWYDVRVRVYPAEADADHTLPQFAPMPALPGSTGVLQRIVQTYFAGRGEFAARLRGAGKQK comes from the coding sequence ATGGAACATCACGCGCGCACGCAGAACGAAAAACTCGAAGTCAAAACCACGACCTGCTACATGTGCGCATGCCGCTGCGGCATCCGCGTGCATCTGCGCGATGGCGAGGTGCGCTATATCGACGGCAATCCCGACCATCCGCTCAACCAGGGCGTGATCTGCGCGAAAGGGTCGTCGGGGATCATGAAGCAGTACTCGCCCGCGCGCCTCACCCAGCCGTTGATGCGCAAGGCCGGCGCGGAGCGCGGCAGCGCGCAGTTCGAACCGGTCTCGTGGGAGGTGGCGTTCGAGACGCTCGAAAAACGTCTCGCCCATCTGCGCGCCACCGATCCGAAGAAGTTCGCCCTGTTCACCGGCCGCGACCAGATGCAGGCGCTCACGGGCCTGTTTGCCAGGCAGTTCGGCACGCCCAACTATGCGGCGCACGGCGGCTTCTGTTCGGCCAATATGGCTGCGGGGATGATCTATACGATCGGCGGGTCGTTCTGGGAATTCGGCGGCCCCGACCTCGATAGCGCGAAGCTGTTCTTCATGATCGGCACCGCCGAGGACCATCACTCGAATCCGCTCAAGATTGCGCTGTCGAAGTTCAAGCGCGCCGGCGGCCGTTTCATCGCCATCAACCCGATCCGCACCGGCTACGCGGCAATCGCCGACGAGTGGGTGCCGATCCGTCCCGGTACCGACGGCGCGCTCTTCATGGCGCTGATCCATGAACTGCTCAGAACGGATGCGTACGACCACGCGTTCGTCACGCGTTATACCAATGCGGCCGAACTGCTCGACACGAATGCAGAGAGCGATACGTTCGGTCTGTTCGTGCGCGAGCCTGGCTTGCCCGAAGTGAATCCGCTGTTTCCGCAAAACCACTTGTGGTGGGACAGCAAGACGCAGCGCGCTGTGCGGCATCACACGCCGGGTGCGGAGCCCGCCCTCGACGGTCATTACACGCTCGACGACGGCACGCCGGTGACGCCGTCGTTTGCGCTGCTGCGCGAACGGGTGGCGGAGAGCACGCCGGAGTGGGCCGCGGACATCACCGGCATTCCCGCCGAGACGATCCGCCGCCTCGCGCGCGAAATGGCGGACGTGGCGCGCGACCACAAGATCAGCTTGCCGATCCCGTGGACCGACGCGTGGGGCCAAGCCCACGACACCGTCACGGGCAACCCGATCGCCTTTCACGCGATGCGCGGACTCGCGGCTCATTCAAACGGTTTCCAATCGATCCGCGCGCTGGCGGTGCTGATGTCCCTGCTCGGCACGATCGACCGGCCCGGTGGCTTCCGGCACAAGTCGCCGTATCCACGGGCGGTGCCGCCTTCGGCCAAACCGCCGAACCACCCGGACGCCGTGCAGCCGAATACGCCGCTCGCCAACGGGCCGCTCGGCTGGCCGGCCGCACCCGAGGATCTGTTTATCGACGACGCCGGCGAACCCGTGCGCATCGACAAGGCGTTCTCCTGGGAATACCCGCTCGCCGTGCACGGCCTCATGCATAGCGTGATCACCAACGCATGGCGCGGCGATCCTTATCCGATCGACACGCTGCTGATTTTCATGGCCAACATGGCGTGGAATTCCTCGATGAACACGGTCGAAGTCCGCAAGATGCTCGCGGACAAGGACGACAACGGCGCCTACAAGATACCGTTCCTGGTGGTCTGCGACGCGTTCCAGTCGGAGATGACCGCGTTCGCCGATCTGATCCTGCCGGACACGACCTATCTGGAACGGCACGATGCGATGTCCGTACTCGACCGGCCGATCTCCGAGTTCGACGGTCCAGTGGATTCCGTGCGCGTGCCGGTGGTGCCGCCCACCGGCGAATGCAAGCCGTTTCAGGAAGTGCTGATCGAACTGGCGAGCCGCCTGAAGCTGCCGGCTTTCACCACGAAGGAGGGCGCGCGCAAGTTCCGCGACTACCCGGACTTCGTCGTCAACTTCCAGACCGCGCCGGATTCGGGCGTGGGCTTCCTGATCGGCTGGCGCGGCAAGGACGGCGACAAGGCGCTGGTCGGCGAACCGAATCCGCAGCAGTGGGAGCAGTACGCCAGCCACAATTGCGTATTCCACTACACGCTGCCCGAGCCGCTGCAATACATGCGCGGCGTCAACGGCCCGTATCTGAAGTGGGCGGTGGAAAACGGCTTTCGCAAGTTCGACACGCCGATCGTGATCCAGCTTTACTCGGACGTGATGCAGAAGTTCCGCCTCGCCGCGCAGGGTAAAACGGCAGGGCGTCAGCCGCCCGATCATCTGCGCGAGCGTGTCGCCCGTTATTTCGATCCGCTGCCGTTCTGGTACGAACCGCTTGAACTCGCCGCCACCGACCAGGTTCGCTTTCCTTTGGCGGCCGTCACGCAGCGGCCCATGGCGATGTATCACTCATGGGACTCGCAAAACGCGTGGCTGCGGCAGATTCACGGCGAGAACTATCTGTTCATGAATCCGTTGATGGCGCGCGCCAACGGCATCGAGGATGGCGGCTGGATCTACGTCGAATCGCCGTGGGGCAAGGTGCGCTGCATGGCGCGCTATAGCGAGGCGGTGGAACCCGGCACGGTGTGGACGTGGAACGCGATCGGCAAGGCCGCCGGGGCGTGGAACCTCGGCCCGGACGCCAACGAATCGCAGCGCGGCTTTCTGCTCAATCACCTGATCACCGACGAACTGCCAGGTGCGGCGCCTGGCGATGCGCGCACGTCGAACTCCGATCCGATCACCGGCCAGGCCGCCTGGTACGACGTGCGGGTGCGCGTCTATCCGGCCGAAGCCGATGCGGACCACACCTTGCCGCAGTTCGCACCGATGCCGGCGCTGCCCGGTTCGACGGGTGTGCTTCAACGCATCGTGCAGACCTATTTCGCGGGACGCGGCGAGTTTGCTGCGCGTCTGCGCGGCGCCGGCAAACAGAAATAA
- a CDS encoding 4Fe-4S dicluster domain-containing protein: protein MTQMALVIDLNVCVGCHACVTSCKEWNTSGEAGSLADLRPYDADPSGTFFNRVQTFESGEFPLTDTIHFPKSCLHCEDPPCVPVCPTGASYKRKEDGLVLVDFDKCIGCKYCAWACPYGARELDEARKEMTKCTLCADRIHNEALPERDRKPACVLACPTSARLFGDIHDPDSVVSQAIRERGGYQLMPEWDTKPANHYLPRQKTTSCGGESCSCKSRDTSDALVADASASASADSAAAPMAARNGPLHAERRGAVAGVLDRVFNILSLGRGA, encoded by the coding sequence ATGACCCAGATGGCGCTCGTAATCGACCTGAACGTTTGCGTGGGATGCCACGCGTGCGTGACGAGCTGCAAGGAGTGGAATACGTCCGGCGAGGCGGGCAGTCTGGCCGACCTCCGGCCCTACGACGCCGATCCGTCCGGTACGTTCTTCAACCGCGTGCAGACCTTCGAATCCGGCGAGTTTCCGCTTACCGATACCATCCACTTTCCGAAGTCGTGTCTGCACTGCGAGGACCCGCCGTGCGTGCCGGTGTGTCCGACCGGTGCGAGCTATAAGCGCAAGGAAGACGGGCTCGTGCTGGTGGACTTCGACAAGTGTATCGGCTGCAAGTACTGCGCCTGGGCGTGCCCGTACGGCGCACGCGAGCTCGACGAAGCGCGCAAGGAGATGACCAAGTGCACGCTGTGCGCGGACCGCATCCATAACGAGGCGTTGCCCGAGCGCGATCGCAAGCCCGCCTGCGTGCTGGCGTGTCCGACTTCGGCGCGCCTCTTCGGCGATATTCACGACCCGGACTCCGTCGTGTCGCAGGCGATTCGCGAGCGCGGCGGTTATCAGTTGATGCCGGAGTGGGACACGAAGCCGGCCAATCATTACTTGCCGCGCCAGAAGACGACCTCGTGCGGCGGCGAGTCGTGTTCATGCAAGTCACGGGACACGTCCGACGCTTTGGTTGCAGACGCAAGCGCTTCTGCTTCTGCGGATTCGGCCGCGGCGCCGATGGCGGCCCGGAACGGACCGCTTCATGCCGAGCGGCGCGGTGCGGTCGCCGGTGTGCTCGACCGCGTCTTCAATATTCTGAGTCTGGGGAGGGGCGCATGA
- a CDS encoding dimethyl sulfoxide reductase anchor subunit family protein, whose product MKPAFSVVFLTTLSGAGQGLLIALFGVELAARLGLIAAGSTPPQMFFVLGAALAVGLGGLGLLASFFHLGHPERAWRAIAMWRTSWLSRECLALPVFLACAFAYGVAHWMGSPWSLAIGALGVLASAVLFVCTSMIYACLRFLQEWATPLTIVNFVLLGCASGFTFATACAAWFAPALVAGLALYAGGLTLAGCASRVASLMRNARLRPKSTVQSATGIKSAKLEQKSRGFTAGAFNLREFFHGKTPQTLQRIKWTFLVGAFAVPLLLLALGGSVPSLIASFWLLCAACAVQYAGLVAERWFFFAEARHPQNLYYRQS is encoded by the coding sequence ATGAAGCCCGCGTTTTCCGTGGTGTTTCTGACCACGCTGAGCGGTGCGGGGCAGGGCTTGCTGATCGCACTGTTCGGCGTCGAACTGGCCGCGCGCCTTGGACTCATTGCGGCCGGCTCAACGCCGCCGCAGATGTTCTTCGTGCTGGGCGCGGCGCTCGCGGTGGGGCTGGGCGGGCTCGGACTGCTGGCCTCGTTTTTTCACCTCGGCCATCCCGAACGCGCCTGGCGGGCCATTGCCATGTGGCGTACGTCGTGGCTTTCGCGCGAATGCCTGGCGCTGCCCGTGTTTCTTGCCTGCGCCTTTGCGTATGGTGTCGCGCACTGGATGGGCTCGCCGTGGTCGCTGGCGATCGGTGCGCTTGGGGTGCTCGCAAGCGCCGTGTTGTTCGTGTGTACCTCGATGATCTACGCGTGCCTGCGTTTCCTGCAGGAATGGGCGACGCCGCTGACGATCGTCAACTTCGTGCTGCTCGGCTGCGCGTCGGGCTTCACGTTTGCCACGGCGTGCGCCGCGTGGTTCGCGCCGGCGCTCGTGGCGGGCCTTGCCTTGTACGCCGGTGGGCTGACGCTGGCAGGCTGCGCGAGCCGCGTGGCGTCGCTGATGCGCAATGCGCGCTTGCGGCCTAAGTCGACGGTGCAGAGCGCAACCGGTATCAAGTCTGCGAAGCTCGAGCAGAAATCGCGCGGCTTTACCGCAGGCGCGTTCAATCTGCGCGAGTTCTTTCACGGCAAAACACCGCAAACACTGCAACGGATCAAGTGGACGTTTCTCGTTGGCGCCTTCGCCGTGCCGCTCCTGCTGCTTGCATTAGGTGGCAGCGTGCCGTCGCTCATCGCGTCGTTCTGGCTGCTATGCGCCGCATGCGCAGTGCAGTACGCGGGACTGGTGGCGGAGCGCTGGTTTTTCTTCGCCGAGGCACGGCATCCACAGAATCTGTACTATCGCCAGTCGTAG
- a CDS encoding GlcG/HbpS family heme-binding protein yields MEKPMSMPPLKRIPARRSMTLDASAAFQRCRSFMMLALLFSSPVYAASPAALTLPLSMDAANEAVRVCQAKGFKVAVTIVDPDGVIKLQARDDGSPIHSQAFSFRKAYTVVSMGPMFGLDTGTALVKFLSTYPSGMANVGGGSTELLFVPGGVLIRSGKEVLGAIAVSGSPLSTDDELCAAAGAARIQTALQQ; encoded by the coding sequence ATGGAGAAACCCATGTCGATGCCACCGCTCAAAAGAATCCCGGCACGCCGGAGTATGACGCTTGACGCAAGCGCTGCATTCCAGCGTTGTCGCAGCTTCATGATGCTCGCGCTGTTGTTCTCCTCGCCCGTCTACGCCGCAAGTCCGGCAGCCTTGACACTGCCGCTTTCCATGGACGCGGCGAATGAGGCCGTTCGGGTATGCCAGGCAAAAGGCTTCAAGGTGGCCGTCACCATCGTGGATCCGGATGGCGTCATCAAACTGCAGGCTCGCGACGACGGCAGTCCCATACACTCTCAAGCGTTTTCGTTCCGGAAGGCCTATACCGTCGTCAGCATGGGACCGATGTTCGGCCTCGATACAGGCACCGCGCTCGTCAAGTTTCTGAGTACCTACCCGTCCGGCATGGCCAACGTAGGGGGCGGGTCGACCGAGCTGCTGTTTGTGCCGGGCGGTGTGCTGATCAGGAGCGGCAAAGAAGTGCTCGGCGCGATAGCCGTGAGCGGATCGCCGCTAAGCACCGACGACGAACTCTGTGCCGCGGCGGGCGCCGCGCGCATACAGACGGCGCTGCAACAGTAG
- a CDS encoding VOC family protein, whose amino-acid sequence MQLANYLFFTTHCEAALGFYTQCGLGRVVEWMRYGEAGMAVRNETLRGRIMHARFEGPGALFYASDNDDAEPMRGSAHLLTMDDRVQTETLFGRLGEGGVVTTPLGIQPWGAFYGKLTDRFGVQWMLNCPL is encoded by the coding sequence ATGCAGCTGGCTAACTATCTCTTCTTCACGACCCACTGCGAGGCCGCGCTCGGCTTTTACACCCAATGCGGGCTCGGGCGGGTCGTGGAATGGATGCGCTACGGCGAGGCCGGTATGGCCGTGCGCAACGAAACCCTGCGCGGCCGGATCATGCATGCGCGGTTCGAGGGACCGGGTGCGCTGTTTTACGCGTCCGATAACGACGACGCGGAGCCCATGCGCGGCTCCGCACACCTTCTGACGATGGACGACCGCGTGCAAACGGAGACGCTGTTCGGCCGTCTCGGCGAAGGCGGCGTCGTCACCACCCCGCTCGGCATCCAGCCGTGGGGCGCGTTCTACGGCAAGTTGACCGACCGATTCGGCGTGCAGTGGATGTTGAACTGTCCGCTCTGA